Proteins from a single region of Thermus sp. LT1-2-5:
- a CDS encoding RtcB family protein: MLFDPVVAVERVPHGGRVYDLSMAHPDHNFVAEGFVVSNCGVRLLASHLTLEDLLPRQRELADVLYRLIPSGVGSERRDVRFSKRELKEILKEGAGWLVKRGFGYPEDVRFIESEGRLPWANPDKVSERAFERGAPQIGTLGSGNHFLEVQYVDEVYDLEAAEAYGLFRGQITVLIHTGSRGLGHQVCQDYVERFLKVAPRYEIELVDKQLAAAPIKSPEGQDYLQAMAAAANFAFANRQLIAHFVREAFEAVGFTPRDHGLRVLYDLAHNNAKFEEHRGRRVLVHRKGATRAFGPGNPEIPPEYRQVGQPVLVPGDMGRYSYVLAGTAKAMEVSFGSSCHGAGRKMSRHQAKRVARERNLVKELAERGILVRAATRATVDEEMPEAYKDVSLVVEAVEGAGIGKKVARLRPLIVVKG; encoded by the coding sequence ATGCTCTTTGACCCGGTGGTGGCCGTGGAGCGGGTACCCCATGGGGGAAGGGTTTACGACCTTTCCATGGCCCATCCGGACCACAACTTTGTGGCCGAAGGGTTCGTGGTTTCCAACTGCGGGGTCCGCCTTTTGGCTTCCCACCTCACCCTGGAAGACCTCCTTCCCCGCCAGCGGGAGCTCGCCGACGTCCTTTACCGCCTCATCCCCTCGGGGGTGGGGAGCGAACGGCGGGACGTGCGCTTCAGCAAGCGGGAGCTCAAGGAGATCCTGAAGGAGGGGGCAGGGTGGCTGGTGAAGCGGGGGTTCGGCTACCCCGAGGACGTGCGCTTCATCGAGTCTGAGGGCCGCCTGCCCTGGGCCAACCCCGACAAGGTTTCGGAAAGGGCCTTTGAGCGGGGGGCTCCCCAGATTGGCACCCTGGGAAGCGGAAACCACTTCCTGGAGGTGCAGTACGTGGACGAGGTGTACGACCTCGAGGCCGCGGAGGCCTACGGGCTCTTTAGGGGCCAGATCACCGTTCTCATCCACACGGGAAGCCGGGGCCTGGGCCACCAGGTCTGCCAGGACTACGTGGAGCGCTTCCTCAAGGTGGCCCCTCGCTACGAGATCGAGCTGGTGGACAAGCAGCTGGCGGCGGCCCCCATCAAGAGCCCGGAGGGCCAAGACTACCTCCAGGCCATGGCCGCCGCCGCTAACTTCGCCTTCGCCAACCGCCAGCTCATCGCCCACTTCGTGCGGGAGGCCTTTGAGGCGGTGGGTTTTACCCCCCGGGACCACGGCCTGAGGGTCCTTTACGACCTGGCCCACAACAACGCCAAGTTTGAGGAGCACCGGGGGCGGCGGGTCCTGGTCCACCGCAAGGGAGCCACCCGGGCCTTTGGCCCCGGCAACCCCGAGATCCCCCCGGAGTACCGCCAGGTGGGCCAGCCCGTCCTGGTGCCGGGGGACATGGGCCGCTACTCCTACGTCCTGGCGGGCACGGCCAAGGCCATGGAGGTTTCCTTCGGCTCCAGCTGCCACGGGGCGGGGCGGAAGATGAGCCGCCACCAGGCCAAGCGGGTGGCCCGGGAGCGCAACCTGGTGAAGGAGCTGGCGGAACGGGGCATCCTGGTGCGGGCCGCCACCCGGGCCACGGTGGACGAGGAGATGCCCGAGGCCTACAAGGACGTCTCCCTGGTGGTGGAGGCGGTGGAGGGGGCGGGGATCGGCAAGAAGGTGGCCCGGCTTCGGCCCCTCATCGTGGTGAAGGGGTAG
- a CDS encoding phosphodiester glycosidase family protein, whose protein sequence is MRRLALLLFLGLALGQTLLPVGQLGLTFREEGGAWVYEGGGKRWVYVPGVGWAEPLGADLPAPEGERFPLETLKALGYFRVPEAGVRFGNQGRAFRLVLDLPAPSSQGPQEGTGRESASLLLPYLAPQALEVPWPKGLSPSVRLLPEGTELTLSAPGKLLRYRLFYLQNPPRLVLDLYPLAPEVEEVLTVGVRYREAWAFTPEPLRLYLVEAEGGRLLPVGTPGKRALPKDLAPGALAVLNGGYFDPKTATPIGLWVQDGVTVSYPFGRAALMWDAFTFFLGLPRFEAVVAGPKGERVRVGVNASRARYTAHTVPGPVGREGEEVALVRGDRVVALLPAPAELPPGVWALTYPRNAPPFPLGLGDRLSLYGRLDPPFRYALEGGPLLVREGQYAFDPAQENFKDPRPLLAVAPQAAVAWTKEGRLWLVVSEPTTPGVLARALLALGAWNALRMDGGGSAQLWVKGMLRSPYPGSPRPVVSALALFAP, encoded by the coding sequence ATGAGGCGGCTAGCCCTTCTTCTTTTCCTGGGTCTAGCCCTGGGCCAGACCCTTCTTCCCGTTGGCCAGCTTGGCCTCACCTTCCGGGAAGAGGGGGGGGCCTGGGTGTACGAGGGGGGTGGGAAGCGCTGGGTGTACGTGCCCGGGGTGGGCTGGGCCGAGCCTTTGGGGGCGGACCTGCCCGCCCCGGAAGGGGAGAGGTTTCCCTTGGAAACCCTAAAGGCCCTGGGCTACTTCCGGGTGCCGGAGGCCGGGGTGCGCTTTGGGAACCAGGGGCGCGCCTTCCGGTTGGTCCTGGACCTTCCCGCCCCCTCTTCCCAAGGGCCCCAGGAGGGGACGGGGCGGGAAAGCGCAAGCCTCCTCCTTCCCTACTTGGCGCCCCAGGCTTTGGAGGTCCCTTGGCCTAAGGGCCTTTCCCCCTCGGTGCGGCTCCTTCCGGAGGGCACGGAGCTAACCCTTTCCGCCCCCGGTAAGCTCCTTCGCTATCGGCTTTTTTACCTGCAAAACCCGCCCCGCCTGGTCCTGGACCTCTATCCCTTGGCCCCGGAGGTGGAGGAGGTCTTGACCGTGGGGGTGCGCTACCGCGAGGCCTGGGCCTTCACCCCGGAGCCCCTAAGGCTTTACCTGGTGGAGGCGGAAGGGGGAAGGCTTCTGCCCGTGGGCACCCCGGGGAAAAGGGCCCTTCCCAAGGACCTGGCCCCGGGGGCCCTGGCCGTCCTGAACGGGGGCTACTTTGACCCCAAGACCGCCACCCCCATTGGGCTTTGGGTCCAGGACGGGGTCACGGTCTCCTATCCCTTCGGCCGCGCCGCCCTGATGTGGGACGCGTTCACCTTCTTCCTGGGCCTTCCCCGCTTTGAGGCTGTGGTGGCGGGGCCAAAGGGGGAGAGGGTGCGGGTGGGGGTGAACGCCTCGAGGGCCCGCTACACCGCCCACACCGTGCCGGGCCCCGTGGGGCGGGAAGGGGAGGAGGTGGCCCTGGTGCGGGGGGACCGGGTGGTGGCTCTCCTGCCCGCTCCCGCGGAGCTTCCCCCCGGGGTCTGGGCCCTCACCTATCCCCGGAATGCCCCGCCCTTTCCCTTGGGCCTGGGGGACCGCCTAAGCCTCTACGGGCGGCTAGACCCTCCCTTCCGCTACGCCCTGGAAGGGGGGCCCCTCCTTGTCCGGGAGGGCCAGTACGCCTTTGACCCGGCCCAGGAGAACTTCAAGGACCCAAGGCCCCTTTTGGCCGTGGCCCCCCAGGCGGCGGTGGCCTGGACCAAGGAGGGCAGGCTTTGGCTTGTGGTTTCCGAGCCCACCACCCCGGGGGTTCTGGCCCGGGCCCTTCTCGCCTTGGGGGCCTGGAACGCCCTCAGGATGGACGGGGGCGGCTCGGCCCAGCTTTGGGTGAAGGGGATGCTGCGAAGCCCTTACCCGGGGAGCCCCCGCCCCGTGGTGAGCGCCCTGGCCCTGTTTGCGCCATAA